The proteins below are encoded in one region of Arthrobacter sp. CJ23:
- a CDS encoding aspartate aminotransferase family protein, with protein MATLSPILKQATPVVVDHASGSWIHATDGKKYLDFTTGIGVTSTGHCHPDVVAAAREQVGKIVHAQYTTVMHKPLLELTELLGDVLPQGLDSVFYATSGSEAVEASIRLARMATGRPNIISFQGGFHGRTVAAASLTTAGTKFRSGFSPLMSGVHVAPFPHWYRYGWDEATAVEFALKELDHLLLTISTPSDTAGFIIEPVLGDGGYIPTPVAFLQGLRERADRHGIVLILDEVQAGVGRTGKFWGHDWAGIRPDVVITAKGLASGFPISAIAASAELMGKAWPGSQGGTYGGNAVAAAAGVATLGVIQRENLVENAQLRGDELRAGLDALQAEFTGIGNVRGRGLMQGVEFTAADNTPDPATALAVQQAAIKEELLLLTCGPHGNVIRLIPALNVSSDEIQAGLTRFTQALKTATS; from the coding sequence ATGGCAACACTCAGCCCTATCCTGAAGCAGGCGACCCCCGTGGTCGTCGACCACGCGTCCGGCAGCTGGATCCACGCGACCGACGGCAAGAAGTACCTCGATTTCACCACCGGGATCGGCGTCACCAGCACGGGTCATTGCCACCCCGACGTTGTCGCGGCGGCCCGCGAGCAGGTGGGCAAGATCGTGCACGCCCAGTACACGACCGTGATGCACAAGCCTTTGCTGGAACTCACGGAACTCCTCGGCGACGTCCTGCCCCAGGGTTTGGACAGCGTCTTCTACGCCACCTCCGGCTCCGAAGCCGTGGAAGCCTCCATCCGTTTGGCCCGCATGGCCACCGGCCGGCCCAACATCATCTCCTTCCAGGGCGGCTTCCACGGGCGCACCGTCGCGGCGGCATCCCTGACCACCGCCGGAACCAAGTTCCGCTCAGGATTCTCCCCCCTGATGAGTGGCGTGCACGTGGCCCCCTTCCCGCACTGGTACCGGTACGGCTGGGACGAAGCCACCGCCGTCGAATTCGCCCTGAAGGAACTGGACCACCTTCTCCTCACCATCAGCACCCCGAGTGACACCGCAGGGTTCATCATCGAACCCGTCCTCGGTGACGGCGGCTACATCCCCACCCCCGTTGCCTTCCTCCAGGGACTCCGGGAACGCGCTGACCGGCACGGCATCGTGCTCATCCTGGACGAGGTCCAGGCCGGCGTCGGCCGCACGGGCAAGTTCTGGGGCCACGACTGGGCCGGAATCCGGCCCGACGTCGTGATCACCGCCAAAGGCCTCGCCAGCGGCTTCCCGATCTCCGCCATCGCCGCCTCCGCAGAGCTGATGGGCAAGGCCTGGCCCGGTTCCCAAGGCGGAACCTACGGCGGAAACGCCGTCGCAGCAGCAGCCGGCGTCGCCACGCTGGGCGTCATCCAGCGGGAAAACCTGGTGGAAAACGCCCAGCTGCGCGGCGACGAACTCAGGGCAGGGCTGGACGCACTGCAGGCAGAGTTCACCGGAATCGGCAACGTCCGCGGCCGGGGCCTGATGCAGGGCGTCGAATTCACCGCAGCCGACAACACCCCGGACCCGGCAACCGCCCTCGCCGTCCAGCAGGCCGCCATCAAGGAAGAGCTCCTGCTCCTGACCTGCGGCCCGCACGGCAACGTCATCCGCCTCATCCCCGCCCTGAACGTCAGCAGCGATGAAATCCAGGCAGGCCTGACCAGGTTCACCCAGGCCCTCAAAACGGCCACCTCCTAG
- the solA gene encoding N-methyl-L-tryptophan oxidase, translating into MDGKLAVIGLGSVGSMALWQASRLTDSVVGFEAHSPGHARSAAGGDTRLFRMLYRGRPDYYPILQRSRELWAELEAETGQDILTRCGGLSIGTVDGPYIPSLLETTRINGADHQILSREGMAERYPQHNLRPDDVAVFDPHGGALRTDRAVNAAVAAAQANGATVLTNTPITGIQETDDGVVVTSGDTSWTFERVIVASGGWSQRLMPGYLKAHTETRRIFLSWFVARDAAQFTPEKFPIFIRISGDRSMYGAPTVDGVTVKATLDGRGKPTPAADSVPRDLTEAEIAETTETVTEFFPGLFPSIVRSDAFPDLYTSDAQPLLGFLDGSSRIYSATGFSGAGFKMASGYGEIAAGEALGKRSFDGLEFVRPQRFKKI; encoded by the coding sequence ATGGACGGAAAACTCGCAGTCATCGGCCTTGGCAGCGTCGGCAGCATGGCGCTATGGCAAGCGTCCCGCCTGACCGACTCCGTGGTCGGCTTCGAAGCACACTCCCCGGGTCACGCCAGGAGCGCCGCAGGTGGCGATACACGACTCTTCCGCATGTTGTATCGCGGCAGGCCGGACTACTACCCCATCCTGCAACGCTCACGGGAACTCTGGGCCGAACTCGAAGCAGAAACCGGACAGGACATCCTGACCCGCTGCGGTGGGCTCTCCATAGGGACAGTTGACGGCCCCTACATCCCGAGCCTGCTCGAAACCACCCGAATCAACGGGGCCGACCACCAAATCCTGAGCCGCGAGGGGATGGCCGAGCGCTATCCGCAACACAACCTCAGGCCCGATGACGTAGCGGTCTTTGACCCGCACGGCGGCGCCCTTCGAACGGACCGTGCGGTCAATGCCGCCGTTGCCGCAGCCCAGGCCAACGGCGCGACGGTGCTCACCAACACCCCCATCACCGGCATCCAGGAAACCGACGACGGCGTTGTCGTCACCTCAGGTGACACCTCATGGACCTTCGAACGAGTCATAGTTGCCTCGGGTGGCTGGTCCCAGCGGCTCATGCCTGGGTATCTGAAGGCGCATACGGAAACGCGCCGGATCTTCCTCTCGTGGTTCGTCGCCCGGGATGCAGCCCAGTTCACACCGGAGAAGTTCCCCATCTTCATCCGGATTTCCGGTGATCGGTCCATGTATGGCGCGCCAACCGTGGACGGCGTGACGGTCAAAGCCACACTTGACGGGCGTGGGAAACCTACGCCCGCGGCTGACTCTGTACCGAGGGACCTCACTGAAGCGGAGATTGCGGAGACCACGGAGACCGTTACCGAGTTCTTCCCTGGCCTGTTCCCGTCGATTGTGCGTTCGGATGCCTTCCCGGACCTGTATACCTCGGATGCACAGCCGCTATTGGGCTTCCTCGACGGCTCCAGCAGGATCTACTCCGCAACGGGCTTTTCCGGCGCCGGATTCAAAATGGCCTCTGGCTATGGCGAGATCGCGGCCGGCGAAGCCCTCGGCAAGCGGTCATTTGACGGGCTGGAATTCGTCCGACCCCAAAGATTCAAGAAGATCTAG
- a CDS encoding amino acid ABC transporter ATP-binding protein, translating into MSNDGTIYARGIRKSFGPKTVLKDVDLDIASGEICCIIGPSGSGKSTLLRCINGLETVDSGVLKVNGEDFGYYETDTSYHALSPKKLALQRTRVGMVFQQFNLFPNMTARDNVMAGPVLVKGANKKQSAKRAQELLTSVGLGAFGDRYPAELSGGQQQRVAIARSLAMDPEIILFDEPTSALDPEKVGEVLAVMQDLAKKGMTMVVVTHEMGFAREVADSLLFMDEGFVVERGDAREVLANPKEARTQAFLQKVL; encoded by the coding sequence ATGAGCAACGACGGCACGATCTACGCCCGGGGGATCCGCAAATCCTTCGGACCCAAAACCGTCCTCAAGGACGTCGACCTTGACATTGCCAGCGGTGAAATCTGCTGCATCATCGGCCCCAGCGGCTCCGGCAAGTCCACCCTGCTGCGCTGCATCAACGGCCTGGAAACCGTGGACTCCGGCGTCCTCAAGGTCAACGGCGAAGACTTCGGCTACTACGAAACAGACACCTCCTACCATGCCCTGAGCCCGAAGAAACTCGCGCTGCAGCGCACCCGCGTGGGCATGGTGTTCCAGCAATTCAACCTGTTCCCGAACATGACCGCCCGAGACAACGTCATGGCCGGCCCGGTCTTGGTCAAAGGCGCCAACAAGAAGCAATCGGCCAAACGGGCTCAGGAACTGCTCACCAGCGTCGGCCTGGGCGCTTTCGGTGACCGCTACCCCGCCGAGCTTTCAGGTGGCCAGCAACAACGCGTCGCCATCGCCCGGTCCCTGGCCATGGACCCGGAAATCATCCTCTTCGACGAACCCACCAGCGCCCTTGACCCGGAAAAAGTGGGAGAGGTTCTGGCCGTCATGCAGGACCTCGCCAAGAAGGGCATGACCATGGTGGTGGTCACCCACGAAATGGGCTTCGCCCGCGAAGTAGCGGATTCGCTTCTCTTCATGGACGAAGGCTTCGTCGTCGAACGCGGCGACGCCCGCGAGGTCCTGGCCAACCCCAAAGAAGCCCGCACCCAGGCATTCCTCCAGAAAGTCCTCTAA
- a CDS encoding amino acid ABC transporter permease, whose protein sequence is MDPALKPRLRRRSTFEYIAWVVCTLVGLGILVSVSTNPNFKWAVVAKYFTHESILRGLMLTIFLTVASMALGTILGLFLAIMRASSIKPIAATAGAYITLFRGTPVLVQLIFWFNIAALYPNLTIGIPFTDIGTAIDVNALMGPITAALIGLTLNEAAYMAEIIRGGFSSVGKGQIEAADSLGMSASMKMRKVIIPQAMPSIIPATGNQVIGMFKETSLVSVLGVAELLQSAQLIYARTYETIPLLIVASAWYLVMTLLLSYPQSKLEQKYSHTSVRIPRKSRKAVLTAPEGIAR, encoded by the coding sequence ATGGATCCGGCGCTCAAGCCCCGACTTCGTCGCAGGAGCACCTTTGAATACATCGCCTGGGTGGTCTGTACCCTGGTTGGCCTGGGCATCCTTGTCTCTGTATCGACGAATCCGAACTTCAAGTGGGCAGTGGTCGCGAAGTACTTCACCCACGAATCGATCCTGCGCGGCTTGATGCTCACGATCTTCCTCACGGTCGCCAGCATGGCCCTGGGAACGATCCTTGGCCTCTTCCTCGCGATCATGAGGGCCTCCAGCATCAAGCCCATAGCGGCCACGGCCGGGGCGTACATCACCTTGTTCCGGGGCACCCCTGTCCTGGTCCAGCTGATCTTCTGGTTCAACATCGCTGCCCTGTACCCGAACCTGACCATCGGCATCCCGTTCACTGACATCGGCACGGCGATCGACGTGAACGCGCTGATGGGCCCGATCACGGCGGCCCTGATCGGCCTGACCCTGAATGAAGCCGCGTACATGGCCGAGATCATCCGCGGCGGCTTCTCCTCCGTCGGCAAGGGACAGATCGAAGCCGCGGACTCCCTGGGCATGAGCGCGTCCATGAAGATGCGCAAAGTCATCATCCCCCAGGCCATGCCCTCGATCATCCCGGCCACCGGCAACCAGGTCATCGGCATGTTCAAGGAAACCTCCCTGGTCAGCGTCCTGGGCGTCGCCGAACTGCTCCAGAGCGCCCAGCTGATCTACGCCCGCACCTACGAAACCATCCCGCTGCTGATCGTCGCCAGCGCCTGGTACCTGGTGATGACCCTGCTGCTGAGCTACCCGCAGTCCAAGCTGGAACAGAAATACTCACATACCTCCGTCCGGATTCCCCGCAAGTCCAGGAAGGCTGTATTGACCGCACCGGAAGGCATCGCACGATGA
- a CDS encoding ABC transporter substrate-binding protein: MKTRVKAQTTAAGIALLLALSACGGAANSESADSKTSNTTDISEGVQPDEKAVSLLPASYKEKGELTVAMDLHYPPTTFLAEDNSTPIGLNPDVARLIAKKLDLKLKFVDTKFDTIIPGLDGGRFDFTATTMSKTEERLKVLDMIDYFRAGTSVAAAAGNPLKLTVETLCGKNIAVTQGSTGQLKRLPALSEQSCTSKGQPAINAVTLPNVQEALTQLHSKRIDGILYDTTALAWAAKQQPDSFTILGRVNVGSSDLTAVGLKKGSPLTPALQAALQSVLATPEYKESLEKWGLDSGAITDAKLN, encoded by the coding sequence ATGAAGACCAGAGTTAAGGCACAGACCACGGCAGCGGGCATCGCCCTGCTACTTGCCTTGAGCGCCTGCGGTGGCGCGGCTAACAGCGAGTCCGCGGACTCCAAGACGTCCAACACAACTGATATCTCTGAGGGCGTTCAGCCTGATGAGAAGGCGGTGAGCCTTTTGCCGGCTTCGTATAAGGAGAAGGGCGAGCTCACGGTCGCCATGGATCTGCATTACCCGCCGACGACGTTCCTGGCGGAGGACAACTCGACTCCGATCGGCCTCAACCCGGACGTCGCCCGGCTCATTGCGAAGAAGCTCGACCTGAAGCTGAAGTTCGTGGACACGAAGTTCGACACCATCATCCCCGGCCTTGACGGCGGACGTTTCGATTTCACGGCCACGACGATGTCCAAGACCGAGGAGCGGCTCAAGGTCCTGGACATGATCGATTACTTCAGGGCCGGCACGTCCGTGGCCGCGGCCGCAGGGAACCCGCTGAAGCTCACGGTTGAGACCTTGTGCGGGAAGAACATCGCCGTCACCCAGGGCTCCACCGGCCAGCTCAAGCGCCTCCCGGCCCTCAGTGAGCAGAGCTGCACCTCCAAGGGACAGCCGGCGATCAACGCCGTGACGCTGCCCAACGTCCAGGAAGCCCTGACGCAGCTGCACTCCAAGCGGATCGACGGCATCCTCTACGACACAACCGCACTCGCGTGGGCCGCCAAGCAGCAGCCGGACTCCTTCACCATCCTCGGCCGGGTCAACGTCGGCTCCAGCGACCTGACCGCCGTCGGTCTGAAGAAGGGCTCGCCGCTCACCCCGGCCCTGCAGGCAGCGCTGCAGTCCGTGCTGGCAACCCCTGAATACAAGGAATCCCTCGAGAAGTGGGGTCTTGACTCCGGCGCCATCACCGACGCCAAGCTGAACTAG